One genomic segment of Candidatus Nomurabacteria bacterium includes these proteins:
- the rnhC gene encoding ribonuclease HIII, with amino-acid sequence MQKTVSISVDKRQLPSVLDRLRKGGLEETSLRSPYEQARFIMTNCTVIAYTSGKIVVQGKSIDKAVGILSGISGVHVSEIGKESNPATTINRNGQELTDTTIGGNNVVQRARSGTYSSDPTTHTSNYQNWTPRIGSDEVGKGDYFGPMVVAACYVDEMAIDHLNEIGITDSKKLTDIKILDIFSQIKDLLIYEVEVLHPSEYNFQHLRTKNVAVMLAKLHDTVLSRTILRVENEKRPLEKVVIDQFSASSKRLTNELSDVVKRYPVEQFHKGESDPSVATASVIARAFFLREWDQMEKKYDMDIPKGATNVIHVAKAFVDRYGADELSQVAKVSFKTTKKVLS; translated from the coding sequence ATGCAGAAAACAGTAAGTATATCCGTAGACAAGCGACAACTTCCGAGTGTACTCGATAGGTTAAGGAAGGGGGGATTGGAAGAAACCTCTCTTAGGTCTCCTTATGAACAGGCACGATTTATCATGACTAATTGCACAGTAATAGCGTATACAAGCGGAAAAATTGTAGTACAAGGAAAAAGTATCGACAAAGCTGTAGGGATATTGAGCGGTATCTCTGGTGTACATGTATCTGAGATTGGAAAAGAAAGTAATCCTGCCACCACGATAAACCGAAACGGACAGGAGCTGACCGACACCACTATAGGAGGAAATAATGTTGTTCAGAGAGCCAGATCAGGCACATATTCTTCTGATCCAACGACACACACCTCGAACTATCAGAACTGGACCCCTCGTATCGGATCTGACGAAGTAGGGAAGGGAGATTACTTCGGACCAATGGTAGTGGCGGCATGCTATGTTGATGAGATGGCTATTGATCATCTAAATGAGATCGGTATAACTGATTCAAAAAAACTCACAGATATAAAGATCTTGGATATATTCTCGCAGATCAAGGATCTGCTCATATACGAAGTTGAAGTGCTACATCCCTCTGAATACAATTTTCAACATTTACGTACCAAGAATGTTGCTGTGATGTTGGCAAAGTTACACGATACGGTTCTTAGCAGAACGATCTTGAGGGTAGAAAATGAAAAGAGACCTTTGGAGAAGGTCGTTATAGACCAGTTCTCTGCATCATCTAAACGTCTCACTAATGAGCTTTCTGATGTGGTCAAGCGATATCCTGTGGAACAGTTTCATAAAGGTGAATCAGATCCTAGTGTAGCTACAGCTTCGGTTATAGCTCGAGCATTCTTCTTAAGAGAATGGGATCAGATGGAGAAAAAGTATGATATGGACATCCCCAAAGGTGCTACAAATGTGATCCATGTGGCGAAGGCTTTCGTAGATAGATATGGCGCTGATGAACTTTCTCAAGTTGCCAAAGTGAGTTTCAAGACTACAAAAAAGGTTCTTTCGTAG